A genomic window from Streptomyces sp. NBC_01429 includes:
- a CDS encoding MBL fold metallo-hydrolase, whose amino-acid sequence MGTVITWWGHATCTVEDSGVRVLTDPLFVRRLAHLRRRLGPLPPPEAAVADVVLVSHLHSDHLHPRSLTRLAPGTRLLVPRGAAWSVPGLRRLDSRRNPGGLRITEVEAGDEVEVGAVRVRAVPAHHDGRRLPVGPHRSPALGFVISGESRTYFAGDTGLFDGMAEAVGPVDVALLPVGGWGPHLGPGHLNAERAAEALARLAPSVAVPVHYGTYWPIGLDGVRPHEFYGPGDEFARKAAGLAPKVSVHPLGHGESVAPEAAP is encoded by the coding sequence TTGGGAACTGTCATCACCTGGTGGGGTCATGCCACCTGCACGGTCGAGGACTCCGGTGTCCGGGTGCTGACCGATCCGCTGTTCGTGCGCCGGCTGGCGCATCTGCGGCGCCGGCTCGGTCCCCTGCCGCCGCCCGAGGCTGCGGTCGCCGATGTCGTGCTCGTCTCGCATCTGCACTCCGACCATCTCCATCCGCGGTCGCTGACGCGGCTCGCGCCGGGCACCCGGCTGCTCGTGCCGCGCGGCGCCGCGTGGTCGGTCCCGGGGCTCAGGAGGCTCGACTCGCGCCGGAATCCGGGCGGGCTGCGGATCACCGAGGTCGAGGCCGGTGACGAGGTGGAGGTCGGGGCGGTGCGGGTGCGGGCCGTGCCCGCCCACCACGACGGCCGGCGGCTGCCGGTGGGGCCGCACCGCTCGCCCGCGCTCGGCTTTGTGATCAGCGGCGAGTCGCGGACGTACTTCGCCGGGGACACCGGGCTCTTCGACGGGATGGCGGAGGCCGTGGGACCGGTCGATGTGGCGCTGCTGCCGGTCGGCGGCTGGGGGCCGCACCTGGGGCCCGGGCATCTGAACGCGGAGCGCGCGGCCGAGGCGCTGGCCCGGCTGGCGCCGAGCGTGGCGGTGCCGGTGCACTACGGCACGTACTGGCCGATCGGTCTGGACGGGGTCAGGCCGCACGAGTTCTACGGGCCGGGCGACGAGTTCGCGCGGAAGGCGGCCGGGCTCGCGCCCAAGGTGTCCGTCCATCCGCTGGGCCACGGCGAGAGCGTGGCGCCGGAGGCCGCTCCGTGA
- a CDS encoding DedA family protein has protein sequence MIDRLITRLAELPPESTQQAVAYPSVFLLVALGALVPVVPTGAVVSSAAVVAFHQTDPLSMLYVFLVASFASFVGDVALYWLGRRGVGSKNGSRWLTALRAHAPRDRLEQAQSKLRENGVTVLVLSRLVPAGRIPVMLACLLGDWPLRRFARGDVPACLAWSATYMLIGVAGGSLFPEPWEGVLAAVVLTVVLSAAPALWRRLRGPGSEEQRT, from the coding sequence GTGATCGACCGGCTGATCACGCGGCTGGCGGAGCTGCCGCCGGAGTCGACCCAGCAGGCCGTCGCCTATCCGTCGGTGTTCCTGCTGGTGGCACTGGGCGCGCTGGTGCCTGTGGTGCCGACGGGGGCGGTGGTGAGTTCGGCGGCCGTGGTCGCCTTCCACCAGACCGATCCGCTCTCGATGCTCTACGTATTCCTCGTCGCGTCGTTCGCGTCGTTCGTCGGTGACGTGGCCCTCTACTGGCTGGGCCGGCGCGGGGTCGGCTCGAAGAACGGCTCGCGCTGGCTGACCGCGCTGCGCGCGCACGCGCCCCGGGACCGGCTGGAGCAGGCGCAGTCGAAGCTGCGGGAGAACGGGGTGACGGTGCTGGTGCTGTCCCGGCTGGTGCCGGCCGGGCGCATTCCGGTGATGCTGGCGTGTCTGCTCGGGGACTGGCCGCTGCGCCGGTTCGCGCGGGGCGATGTGCCGGCGTGTCTGGCCTGGTCGGCGACGTACATGCTGATCGGGGTCGCGGGCGGTTCGCTCTTCCCCGAGCCGTGGGAGGGGGTGCTCGCCGCGGTGGTCCTGACGGTGGTGCTCAGCGCGGCCCCGGCGCTCTGGCGCAGGCTGCGCGGGCCGGGCTCGGAGGAGCAGCGGACGTAG
- a CDS encoding aminotransferase class I/II-fold pyridoxal phosphate-dependent enzyme, which yields MRPTAAEGRGPVRYGPPAPGTGLPVLPELAEVCAAAARHGAPQPPGGGAALREAACGYWWRRGLHGGPDDMVAAPGAQPLLFALLAAYDGDVLMSRPCPAWWTPQVRLLGRRAYHVPAPADAGGVPDPFALLETVRRVRAEGGAPGVLLLSPADDPTATVAPPELVREVCEAAVGEGLRIVSDETWRDTVHRPHETVLFSPAEMWPDEVVVVADAAGSLLPAGWPMAVARCPATPAGAALRARTLDLLTALGATVAGPVAAAAAYALAGPDAVTARARAAAGLHARVAAAVHRAVLLSGALARTPQAGRHLYADLGPLRERLAGVGVTDSMELENHLSGRLSMSVPGGHRFGDEPGALRVRLSTGPLLGATRAQRLESLTAARPLELPHVARALDTLAAAFGELS from the coding sequence GTGCGGCCAACGGCAGCCGAGGGCCGCGGCCCCGTACGGTACGGTCCGCCCGCGCCCGGCACCGGACTGCCCGTGCTCCCCGAACTGGCCGAGGTGTGCGCGGCCGCCGCCCGGCACGGCGCGCCCCAGCCGCCCGGCGGCGGCGCGGCCCTGCGGGAGGCGGCCTGCGGCTACTGGTGGCGGCGCGGCCTGCACGGCGGCCCCGACGACATGGTGGCCGCCCCCGGCGCGCAGCCGCTGCTGTTCGCGCTGCTCGCCGCGTACGACGGGGACGTCCTGATGTCCCGGCCCTGCCCCGCCTGGTGGACCCCGCAGGTCCGGCTGCTGGGCCGCCGCGCCTACCACGTGCCCGCCCCGGCGGACGCGGGCGGCGTGCCCGATCCGTTCGCGCTCCTGGAGACGGTGCGCCGGGTACGGGCCGAGGGCGGCGCCCCCGGCGTGCTGCTGCTCTCCCCGGCCGACGACCCGACCGCCACCGTCGCCCCGCCCGAACTGGTCCGCGAGGTGTGCGAGGCGGCCGTCGGGGAGGGGCTGCGCATCGTCAGCGACGAGACCTGGCGCGACACCGTGCACCGGCCGCACGAGACCGTCCTGTTCAGCCCGGCGGAGATGTGGCCCGACGAGGTCGTGGTCGTCGCGGACGCGGCGGGCTCCCTGCTGCCCGCCGGCTGGCCGATGGCCGTCGCCCGCTGTCCCGCCACCCCGGCGGGCGCCGCCCTGCGGGCCAGGACGCTCGATCTGCTCACCGCGCTGGGCGCGACGGTCGCGGGACCGGTCGCGGCGGCCGCCGCGTACGCGCTCGCCGGGCCCGACGCGGTCACGGCCAGGGCTCGGGCCGCCGCCGGGCTGCACGCGCGCGTGGCCGCGGCCGTCCACCGCGCGGTGCTCCTCTCGGGCGCGCTCGCCAGGACCCCGCAGGCCGGCCGCCATCTCTACGCCGACCTCGGGCCGCTGCGCGAGCGGCTGGCGGGCGTGGGGGTCACCGACTCGATGGAGCTGGAGAACCATCTGAGCGGGCGGCTGTCCATGTCCGTACCTGGCGGTCACCGGTTCGGCGACGAACCGGGCGCGCTGCGCGTACGGCTCTCCACCGGGCCGCTGCTCGGCGCGACCCGCGCGCAGCGCCTGGAGTCCCTCACGGCGGCGCGGCCCCTGGAACTGCCGCATGTCGCACGGGCGTTGGACACGCTCGCGGCGGCCTTCGGCGAGCTGAGCTGA
- a CDS encoding bifunctional phosphatase PAP2/diacylglycerol kinase family protein, translating to MADTFATLLDSWDQRVFRSVAGRHWPGADPVLPRLSRGANHGLLWFGAAAGIAVLGRSARSRRAALRGAVSLGLASAAINTVGKHAVRRRRPTLDVVPVIRQLKRQPFTTSFPSGHAASAAAFATGVALESKGWGAAVAPVAAAVALSRVYTGVHYPSDVVVGAALGVGAAFAVRGLVPTRAQLPSPGRPYAEAPALPGGRDLVVVVNRASGSSDTASLVHDALPEAEVVECAPEEVEGELEKAAAHCRALGVLGGDGTVNRAAVIAVRHGLPLAVFPGGTLNHFAYDLGIEHVHDTVRAVTEGDAVRVDLGRFTPGPDGKTPGHFLNTFSLGVYPELVRVREHWSPRIGGWPAGVLAALKVLRGRHLLDAEFEGRRRSLWLLFAGNGIYGQMGPTPGHRRDLADGLLDVRIVHGGRTPGLRLLGAALAGPLSRSPFHAAERMRRVRVAGIAPGTPLAFDGEVAEAPRELTLDKAAEALRVYRPKALL from the coding sequence ATGGCTGACACCTTCGCGACACTGCTCGACTCCTGGGACCAGCGCGTCTTCCGCTCCGTCGCCGGCCGGCACTGGCCGGGCGCCGACCCGGTGCTGCCCCGGCTGAGCCGCGGCGCCAACCACGGGCTGCTGTGGTTCGGCGCGGCGGCGGGGATCGCCGTGCTCGGCCGGAGCGCGCGGTCGCGCCGGGCGGCCCTGCGGGGCGCGGTGTCGCTGGGGCTCGCCTCGGCGGCCATCAACACGGTGGGCAAGCACGCGGTACGGCGGCGGCGGCCGACGCTCGATGTCGTCCCGGTCATCCGGCAGCTGAAGCGGCAGCCGTTCACCACCTCCTTCCCGTCCGGGCACGCGGCCTCGGCCGCCGCCTTCGCGACCGGGGTCGCGCTGGAGTCGAAGGGCTGGGGCGCGGCGGTGGCGCCGGTGGCCGCCGCCGTGGCGCTCTCCCGCGTCTACACCGGCGTGCACTATCCGAGCGATGTGGTGGTGGGCGCGGCGCTGGGGGTGGGCGCGGCCTTCGCGGTGCGCGGGCTGGTGCCGACGCGCGCCCAGCTGCCCTCGCCGGGCCGCCCGTACGCCGAGGCGCCCGCGCTGCCCGGCGGCCGGGATCTGGTCGTGGTGGTCAACCGCGCGTCCGGTTCCTCGGACACGGCGAGCCTGGTGCACGACGCGCTGCCGGAGGCGGAGGTCGTGGAGTGCGCCCCCGAGGAGGTCGAGGGCGAGCTGGAGAAGGCGGCGGCCCACTGCCGCGCGCTCGGGGTCCTCGGCGGCGACGGTACGGTCAACCGGGCCGCCGTGATCGCCGTGCGGCACGGGCTGCCGCTGGCCGTCTTCCCCGGCGGCACGCTGAACCACTTCGCGTACGACCTGGGCATAGAGCACGTCCACGACACGGTCAGGGCGGTGACCGAGGGGGACGCCGTCCGGGTCGACCTGGGGCGCTTCACCCCCGGCCCGGACGGGAAGACGCCGGGCCACTTCCTCAACACCTTCAGCCTGGGCGTCTACCCGGAGCTGGTACGGGTGCGCGAGCACTGGTCGCCGCGGATCGGCGGCTGGCCCGCCGGGGTGCTGGCGGCGCTGAAGGTGCTGCGCGGCCGGCATCTGCTGGACGCCGAGTTCGAGGGCCGGCGGCGCTCGCTGTGGCTGCTGTTCGCCGGGAACGGCATCTACGGGCAGATGGGCCCCACCCCGGGCCACCGCCGCGATCTGGCCGACGGGCTGCTGGACGTACGGATCGTCCACGGCGGTCGGACCCCGGGGCTGCGGCTCCTCGGCGCCGCCCTGGCGGGCCCGCTGAGCCGCTCCCCCTTCCACGCGGCCGAGCGGATGCGCCGGGTGCGCGTCGCGGGCATCGCGCCGGGCACCCCGCTGGCCTTCGACGGCGAAGTCGCCGAGGCACCGAGGGAGTTGACCCTCGACAAGGCGGCGGAGGCGCTGCGGGTCTACCGGCCGAAGGCGCTGCTGTAG
- a CDS encoding class I SAM-dependent methyltransferase: MPKETAVYTHGHHESVLRSHRWRTAANSAAYLLPELRPGQDVLDVGCGPGTITADLAARVAPGTVTAVDAAGDVLDKAREAAASAGVDNVRFAVADVHALDFPDDSFDVVHAHQVLQHVGDPVRALRELRRVCRPGGVVAVRDADYAAFAWFPAVPVLDDWQELYRRVARANGGEPDAGRRLVSWARQAGFDDDAVTATASAWCFATPEERAWWSGLWADRTTASEYAGLAVGGGHATAERLAELARGWREWGAAEDAWFLVPHGEILCRA, translated from the coding sequence ATGCCGAAAGAGACCGCTGTCTACACCCACGGGCACCACGAGTCGGTGCTGCGCTCGCACCGCTGGCGCACCGCCGCCAACTCGGCCGCCTACCTCCTCCCCGAACTGCGCCCCGGCCAGGACGTGCTGGACGTGGGGTGCGGACCGGGGACCATCACCGCCGATCTGGCGGCGCGGGTGGCCCCGGGGACGGTGACGGCCGTGGACGCGGCCGGTGACGTACTGGACAAGGCGCGGGAGGCGGCGGCCTCGGCCGGGGTGGACAACGTCCGCTTCGCGGTCGCCGATGTCCACGCGCTGGACTTCCCCGACGACTCCTTCGACGTCGTCCACGCCCATCAGGTCCTCCAGCACGTCGGGGACCCGGTACGGGCGCTGCGCGAGCTGCGCCGGGTGTGCCGGCCGGGCGGGGTGGTCGCGGTGCGCGACGCGGACTACGCCGCCTTCGCCTGGTTCCCCGCCGTACCGGTGCTGGACGACTGGCAGGAACTGTACCGCCGGGTGGCCCGTGCCAACGGCGGCGAACCGGACGCCGGGCGCCGGCTGGTGTCGTGGGCGCGGCAGGCCGGCTTCGACGACGACGCCGTCACCGCGACGGCGAGCGCCTGGTGCTTCGCCACCCCGGAGGAGCGCGCCTGGTGGAGCGGGCTGTGGGCGGACCGGACGACCGCGTCGGAGTACGCGGGGCTGGCCGTCGGCGGCGGCCACGCCACGGCCGAGCGGCTGGCGGAGCTGGCGCGGGGGTGGCGGGAGTGGGGCGCCGCCGAGGACGCCTGGTTCCTGGTCCCGCACGGCGAGATCCTCTGCCGGGCCTGA
- a CDS encoding VOC family protein, which produces MEILGTTLRICVDDLETSVAFYERLTGSAALRFERGGVSVAAVGCFLLMSGPASEIDVLRKVTATIAVKDVEEAHTVLTGVGAQVIVGPVTTPVGRNLIAVHPDGSIFEYVDRKAAEAG; this is translated from the coding sequence ATGGAAATCCTGGGAACCACGCTGCGCATCTGCGTCGACGACCTGGAGACCTCGGTGGCGTTCTACGAACGTCTCACCGGCAGCGCCGCGCTCCGCTTCGAGCGCGGCGGGGTCTCGGTCGCCGCCGTCGGCTGCTTCCTGCTGATGAGCGGGCCGGCATCGGAGATCGACGTCCTGCGCAAGGTGACGGCCACCATCGCCGTCAAGGACGTCGAGGAGGCGCACACCGTCCTCACCGGGGTCGGCGCGCAGGTCATCGTCGGTCCGGTGACGACTCCGGTGGGCCGCAACCTGATCGCCGTCCACCCCGACGGCTCGATCTTCGAGTACGTCGACCGCAAGGCCGCCGAGGCGGGCTGA
- a CDS encoding VWA domain-containing protein: MPISLDKIPAGLVDLTKSAAVSLRKAGLAGQRAAVYLVLDRSRSMGPYYRDGSVQHLAEQILALSANLDDDGVVPTVFFDSDAYEPAEIGLDAYRGRIDELHRRYGRMGSTNYAAAMDEVIDHYLGTGTDDPAFVVFQTDGSPNSRRAAEQTLCKAARLPLFWQFIGFGDDEFTFLRKLDDLAVPAKRVVDNAGFFPAGLRPADIPDGVLYDQLMEEFPEWLAAARAAGVLR; the protein is encoded by the coding sequence ATGCCGATCAGCCTCGACAAGATCCCCGCCGGGCTCGTCGACCTCACCAAGAGCGCTGCCGTCAGCCTCAGGAAGGCCGGGCTGGCCGGGCAGCGGGCCGCCGTGTACCTCGTCCTCGACCGCTCCCGGAGTATGGGCCCCTACTACCGTGACGGCAGTGTCCAGCACCTCGCCGAGCAGATCCTCGCGCTGTCCGCCAACCTCGACGACGACGGTGTCGTGCCCACGGTGTTCTTCGACAGCGACGCGTACGAGCCCGCCGAGATCGGCCTCGACGCCTACCGGGGCCGTATCGATGAGCTGCACCGGCGGTACGGCCGGATGGGCTCCACGAACTACGCGGCGGCGATGGACGAGGTCATCGACCACTACCTCGGCACCGGGACGGACGACCCCGCGTTCGTGGTGTTCCAGACCGACGGGTCGCCCAACTCCCGCCGCGCCGCCGAACAGACCCTGTGCAAGGCCGCTCGGCTGCCGCTGTTCTGGCAGTTCATCGGGTTCGGCGACGACGAGTTCACGTTCCTGCGGAAGCTCGACGACCTGGCGGTGCCGGCGAAGCGCGTCGTCGACAACGCGGGGTTCTTCCCGGCCGGCCTGCGCCCGGCCGACATCCCCGACGGAGTGCTGTACGACCAGCTGATGGAGGAGTTCCCGGAGTGGCTGGCCGCCGCACGCGCGGCCGGGGTGCTGCGGTGA
- a CDS encoding DUF6204 family protein, protein MTTQHTYRVIVRGSWQGLSDEVRARLLAEVADHGLTQMRFTPEGSLTYDRTLKHFSFRHVVVSDAADGEEMAGALAEERAETALRALGGAWGELRSTVTDMDTMKVNRKGR, encoded by the coding sequence ATGACCACGCAGCACACGTACCGGGTGATCGTGCGCGGAAGCTGGCAGGGGCTGAGTGACGAGGTACGGGCCCGGCTGCTCGCGGAGGTGGCGGACCACGGGCTGACACAGATGCGGTTCACCCCGGAGGGATCGCTGACCTACGACCGCACGCTCAAGCACTTCAGCTTCCGCCACGTGGTGGTCTCCGACGCGGCGGACGGCGAGGAGATGGCGGGCGCGCTCGCCGAGGAGCGCGCCGAGACCGCGCTGCGGGCGCTGGGCGGCGCGTGGGGCGAGCTGCGCTCCACGGTCACCGACATGGACACCATGAAGGTCAATCGCAAGGGCCGCTGA
- a CDS encoding GNAT family N-acetyltransferase, translating into MSDRAPQLQSPPAPPTPLGEGPRTFVRAFRQADAEEFTARARESADLHAPWLPLPRDAEAYAVYAGRLIEDPARAGHLVCAADDGAIAGFININNIVHGAFRCGALGYGAFAHAAGRGLMGEGLGLVLAHAFGPLGLHRLEANIQPGNTRSLCLVRRAGFRREGYSPEFLHIDGAWRGHERWAITSEMVSEAMAGDAPAADAW; encoded by the coding sequence ATGTCCGACCGTGCACCGCAGCTCCAGTCCCCGCCCGCGCCTCCGACGCCGCTCGGCGAGGGCCCCCGTACCTTCGTACGCGCCTTCCGTCAGGCCGACGCCGAAGAGTTCACCGCCCGCGCCCGCGAGAGCGCGGACCTGCACGCGCCCTGGCTCCCCCTGCCGAGGGACGCGGAGGCGTACGCCGTGTACGCGGGCCGGCTCATCGAGGACCCCGCCAGGGCGGGCCATCTCGTCTGCGCCGCCGACGACGGCGCGATCGCCGGGTTCATCAACATCAACAACATCGTCCACGGCGCCTTCCGGTGCGGTGCGCTCGGCTACGGCGCGTTCGCGCACGCCGCCGGGCGCGGACTGATGGGGGAGGGGCTCGGCCTGGTCCTGGCCCACGCCTTCGGCCCGCTCGGGCTGCACCGGCTGGAGGCCAACATCCAGCCGGGCAACACCCGCTCGCTCTGTCTCGTACGGCGCGCCGGATTCCGGCGGGAGGGGTACTCGCCGGAGTTCCTGCACATCGACGGGGCCTGGCGCGGCCACGAGCGCTGGGCGATCACCTCGGAGATGGTGTCCGAGGCGATGGCGGGCGACGCGCCGGCGGCCGACGCGTGGTGA
- a CDS encoding S66 peptidase family protein produces MTTGTRALAPLTRPARLRPGARVAVVAPSGPVPEERLESGLDILRGWDLDPVVAPHVLDRHPRFDYLAGTDEARARDLQEAWCDPSVSAVLCARGGYGAQRMADLLDWTAMRAAGPKVFVGYSDITALHEAFAVRMGLATLHGPMTAAVTFLKDAGTQESLRATLFEPESVRTLALDTARTLVPGRAAGVTLGGCVSLLAAELGTPHARPSAAGGLLLIEDVGEEPYRLDRILTQLLRSGWLDGVAGIALGSWERCGPYEEVRAVLLDRLGTLGVPVVEELGFGHADTAPTMPLGVPAVLEAAPGEGRATLILDVPALT; encoded by the coding sequence ATGACCACCGGGACCAGGGCCCTCGCGCCGCTGACCCGGCCCGCGCGGCTGCGCCCCGGGGCCAGGGTCGCCGTCGTGGCGCCCAGCGGGCCCGTGCCCGAGGAGCGCCTCGAATCGGGGCTGGACATCCTGCGCGGCTGGGACCTCGACCCGGTGGTGGCTCCCCATGTCCTCGACCGCCACCCCCGGTTCGACTATCTCGCGGGCACCGACGAGGCCCGCGCCCGCGACCTCCAGGAAGCCTGGTGCGATCCGTCGGTGAGCGCGGTGCTGTGCGCCAGGGGCGGGTACGGAGCCCAGCGCATGGCGGATCTGCTGGACTGGACCGCGATGCGCGCGGCGGGCCCCAAGGTCTTCGTCGGCTACAGCGACATCACCGCCCTGCACGAGGCGTTCGCCGTACGGATGGGGCTGGCCACCCTGCACGGCCCCATGACCGCCGCCGTCACCTTCCTCAAGGACGCCGGGACCCAGGAGTCGCTGCGCGCCACGCTCTTCGAGCCCGAATCGGTACGCACCCTCGCGCTGGACACCGCCCGCACCCTGGTCCCCGGCCGGGCGGCCGGGGTCACGCTCGGCGGCTGCGTCAGCCTGCTCGCCGCCGAGCTGGGCACCCCGCACGCGCGGCCCTCGGCGGCGGGCGGGCTGCTGCTGATCGAGGACGTCGGGGAGGAGCCGTACCGGCTCGACCGGATCCTCACCCAGCTGCTGCGCTCCGGATGGCTCGACGGCGTCGCCGGGATCGCACTCGGCTCCTGGGAGCGGTGCGGCCCGTACGAGGAGGTGCGCGCGGTGCTGCTGGATCGGCTGGGGACACTGGGCGTGCCGGTGGTGGAGGAGCTGGGCTTCGGCCACGCGGACACCGCGCCGACCATGCCCCTCGGCGTACCGGCGGTGCTGGAGGCGGCGCCGGGGGAGGGGCGCGCGACACTCATTCTGGACGTACCGGCGTTGACCTGA
- a CDS encoding S9 family peptidase: METAQSAENTGRGAVRVGPYGTWPSPVDAALAASHDGRPEYVGAVGDEVWWTEPRPAEAGRRALVRRRADGREEPVLPAPWNVRSRVIEYGGMPWAGAVRADGGPLVVFVHFPDQRLYAYEPDGAGGPRPLTPVSATGGGLRWADPVLHLDRGELWCVLEEFTGEGPTDVRRVIAAVPLDGSAAEDRTAVRELSDDRHRFVTGPRLSPDGLHAAWIAWDHPRMPWDGTVVMLGEVADTGPFGAVRPVVGDTDESVAQVDWAPDGSLLFVSDSGGWWELHRARVDRGVPGVVASTVLCPGRNEEFGGPLWKIGLQWFHPLANGLIAVVHGRGTTALGVLDPATGDLVDAAGPWTEWAPTLAVRGDRVIGVAAGPRSAYEVVELDTGTGHTRVIGAAHHDAVDPAHYPEPVLRTFTGPGGREIHAQIYPPHHPGHTAPEGELPPYVVWAHGGPTGHAPLVLDLEIAYFTSRGIGVAEVNYGGSTGYGREYRDRLREQWGVVDVEDCAAVAGALAAEGTADAARLAVRGGSAGGWTTAASLTSTDVYACGTISYPILDLLGWATDETHDFESQYLESLVGPLAEVPERYHERSPLHHVDRITAPFLLLQGLDDVICPPAQCERFLGAVAGRGIPHAYLTFEGEGHGFRRADTMIRALEAELSLYAQTFGIVRDDVPRLELKR, translated from the coding sequence GTGGAGACAGCGCAGAGCGCGGAGAACACCGGGCGCGGCGCGGTGCGCGTCGGACCGTACGGGACCTGGCCGTCCCCGGTCGACGCGGCACTGGCCGCCTCGCACGACGGCCGGCCCGAGTACGTGGGCGCGGTCGGCGACGAGGTGTGGTGGACCGAGCCGCGCCCGGCCGAGGCGGGCCGCCGCGCGCTGGTGCGGCGGCGGGCCGACGGCCGCGAGGAGCCGGTGCTGCCGGCCCCCTGGAACGTCCGCAGCCGGGTCATCGAGTACGGCGGGATGCCGTGGGCCGGGGCCGTGCGCGCCGACGGCGGGCCGCTCGTCGTCTTCGTCCACTTCCCCGACCAGCGGCTGTACGCGTACGAGCCGGACGGCGCGGGCGGCCCGAGGCCGCTCACGCCGGTGTCCGCGACCGGCGGCGGGCTGCGCTGGGCCGACCCGGTGCTCCACCTCGACCGGGGTGAACTCTGGTGCGTGCTGGAGGAGTTCACCGGTGAGGGCCCCACCGACGTACGGCGGGTGATCGCGGCGGTCCCGCTGGACGGCTCGGCCGCCGAGGACCGTACGGCCGTACGGGAGCTGTCCGACGACCGGCACCGCTTCGTCACCGGCCCCCGGCTCTCCCCGGACGGACTCCACGCCGCGTGGATCGCCTGGGACCATCCGCGGATGCCCTGGGACGGCACCGTGGTGATGCTCGGAGAGGTGGCCGACACCGGGCCCTTCGGCGCGGTCAGGCCGGTCGTCGGCGACACCGACGAGTCCGTCGCCCAGGTCGACTGGGCCCCCGACGGCTCACTCCTCTTCGTCTCCGACAGCGGAGGCTGGTGGGAGCTGCACCGCGCCCGGGTGGACCGGGGCGTGCCGGGCGTGGTCGCGAGCACCGTCCTGTGCCCGGGACGGAACGAGGAGTTCGGCGGGCCGCTCTGGAAGATCGGCCTCCAGTGGTTCCACCCGCTGGCCAACGGACTGATCGCTGTCGTCCACGGCCGGGGTACGACGGCCCTCGGCGTCCTCGACCCGGCGACCGGCGACCTGGTGGACGCGGCCGGACCCTGGACCGAGTGGGCCCCGACCCTCGCCGTCCGGGGCGACCGGGTGATCGGCGTCGCCGCCGGACCCCGCAGCGCCTACGAGGTCGTGGAGCTGGACACCGGCACGGGACACACCCGGGTGATCGGCGCGGCCCACCACGACGCGGTGGACCCCGCCCACTACCCCGAACCCGTGCTCCGTACCTTCACCGGACCCGGCGGCCGGGAGATCCACGCCCAGATCTATCCGCCGCACCACCCCGGACACACCGCGCCCGAGGGCGAGCTGCCGCCGTACGTGGTGTGGGCGCACGGCGGACCCACCGGGCACGCCCCGCTCGTACTGGACCTGGAGATCGCCTACTTCACCTCCCGGGGCATCGGCGTCGCCGAGGTCAACTACGGCGGCTCCACCGGCTACGGGCGCGAGTACCGCGACCGGCTGCGCGAGCAGTGGGGCGTGGTCGACGTCGAGGACTGCGCGGCGGTCGCCGGGGCGCTGGCGGCGGAGGGGACCGCCGACGCCGCCAGGCTCGCCGTGCGCGGCGGCAGTGCGGGCGGCTGGACGACGGCGGCCTCGCTGACCTCCACCGACGTCTACGCCTGCGGCACCATCAGCTACCCGATCCTGGACCTGCTCGGCTGGGCCACCGACGAGACCCACGACTTCGAGTCCCAGTACCTGGAATCGCTCGTCGGACCGCTCGCCGAGGTCCCGGAGCGCTACCACGAGCGTTCGCCGCTGCACCACGTGGACCGGATCACCGCGCCGTTCCTGCTGCTCCAGGGGCTCGACGACGTGATCTGCCCGCCCGCGCAGTGCGAGCGCTTCCTCGGCGCGGTGGCCGGACGCGGCATCCCGCACGCGTACCTCACCTTCGAGGGCGAGGGGCACGGCTTCCGCAGGGCCGACACCATGATCCGCGCCCTGGAGGCCGAACTGTCCCTGTACGCGCAGACCTTCGGCATCGTCCGCGACGACGTGCCGCGGCTGGAACTGAAGCGATGA